The genomic stretch TGTTCGGACAAGATGATCGTTCCCTTTTGGACATACCGTGCCGGTAAGATATTTAGGGCCAGAGCGTAAATATCTTCAATATCGAGCGGTTCGAAGAGATAATCTCCGTACTCGCTTTCCAGAATTTCAGGGATCGTCTGAATGAGGCGCTTTTCATTTCTGTTCTTGATCTTGCTGACGTCAACGCCATTAATCCGGTATTCAATCTCAGCCATTCCGTACTCCTCCGAACTCGTTTTACTTGACAGGTGGTATGATAATGCACGGATTATCATACCATGGCAACGGCAGAAGCGTATCTTTGTACCTAGATTAAAGCACATTACGCAGGGATATTTGTCAACGAGACAGCAACCTCTCAGTTGTGGATTGCCTTGACACAGACCCAGTGCAGTCCTATTTTGTAAAGGTAGTAAAAGTTATTTTTAGCAATAAAGGAGAGCATCATGTCCCTGAAGCGTTTGATCGTTCCAGCCATTGGGCTGATGACATTACTTATGGGGCTGGTCTTTCTGGGACATGCTACCGACAAGGAGAGTGTCATGATCGACACGAATAATCTGGAGATAGCGACCATCGCCGGAGGATGTTTCTGGTGTGTCGAATCGGATATGGAGAAGCTGCCTGGTGTGGTCAAGGCGGTTTCCGGCTATGCCGGCGGAGATGAATCCGACCCGTCCTATGAGCAGGTCTCAAGCGGTTCAACCGGACACCGAGAAGCGGTACAGGTATTCTTTGATCCCGCTGTCATAACGTATCGGGAAGTGCTGGATCACTACTGGAAGCATTTTGATCCCACCGATGAAGGTGGATCGTTTGGTGACCGTGGATTCCAATACACATCCGCCATCTTCTACCACTCGGATGAGCAGCGGCTGATTGCAGAAGAATCAAAGAAGGATCTGGAGGCGAGTGGACGTCTGGATGGTCCCGTGGTGACGCCCATCATCGAGTTTACGACGTTTTATGACGCAGAACAGTATCATCAGGATTACTATCAAAAGAGCCCTGCGCGATATAAGACGTACCGCTATTTTTCCGGCCGTGATCGATACGTCAAGGAGACATGGGGGGAAGACGCCAACTTCAAGGCAGCCCCCGAGACAGGAAAGAGCGGTCTGACTGGGTTTGTCAAGCCGGACGATGCGACGCTCCGCGAAACCCTGACCCCGATGCAGTATGAAGTGACCCAGGAAGACGGCACAGAACCACCATTTCGCAATGAATACTGGGACAACAAGCAGGACGGCATCTACGTGGATATCGTTTCGGGCGAGCCGCTGTTTGCTTCGGTTCACAAGTATGAATCAGGCACTGGCTGGCCGAGTTTCGACCGTCCGCTCGTGAACGAAAATATAGTTGAGCACCAGGATCGAAAGTTGTTCATGGTCCGTACGGAGGTGCGCAGCAAGCAGGCGGATTCCCATCTTGGTCACGTGTTCAGCGATGGCCCGGAGACAACCGGCTTGCGTTATTGTATCAACTCGGCTGCCCTTCGCTTCGTTCCCAAGGAGGATTTGGAGGCAGAAGGGTATGGTGAGTTCCTCTCGCTGTTTGACTAGTCCCATGTTGTTTGAAGCGCTGCCCGGGAGTCTCCGTATGGAGGCTCCCTTTTTTTAATGCTCTGTTGATTTGCTTTGCTCATTTTCTATGAATAATCAGTTTGTTGATGAGCCAAACCAGCGCGGCTATCAATATACCATCGTGTTAGCTTGGTTATTATTTCCGCTCGTCGGTTCCTTCCGTTCAAATAACTGTGTTACGAAACAGTGACAAAAGTGTTTCGGTTTTGTGACGAAAAAGTGATCCATTGATGGAGTTGAACGACGAGGGGGTACCAAGTGTTGCGCAAATTATATGAAAACCTGCCGATGTCAGCCAAACTGGGATTAGGGTTCGGGTTTGTGGTTGTCGTCTTCGTTATCGCGCTCGGCAGTTACGCTGTAACGCTCAGTTCCACACAGAATGCCTACGGCCGACTGGTCAATAACACTGCAGCCATTCGTGCCACGGCGAAGAATATTGATATCCATATGCTCGAGAGTCGTCGAAGCGAGAAGGATTTCATTCTTCGCGGTGATATGAAATACCCCGAGCGTGTCGACAAACTTGTGGAAAGCATCAGGGAAGAGTCGCAGCAGTTGGCTGCACTGGAAAAAATGGCCGGAAATGAGGAAGGGGTGAAGAATGCCGGCGAGATTGCACAGTATATAGGCCAATATCATACGGCATTTGGCAATGTGGTTGCCATGTGGCAACGGCGCGGTTTGACCCATGAAGAAGGGCTTCAAGGGTCGTTTCGTGAGTCTGTCGGTGATCTGGAAGTCATGCTGGAGGATATAGATAAAGCGGTTCAGAACGATACCAGCAGCACGGCCATAGCCGAGATGTTGATGTTGCGCAGACACGAGAAGGATTATCTCCTTCGTCAGGATCAAAAGTATATTCAGCGGGTCGACGACCAGATCGAAGTCCTGCTCGCTGCCATGGAGAGATTGCCCATTTCCACAGGCGAGCTTGATCAGTTGAGACAGTATGTGGATCGGTACAAAAAGGCGTTCCATGCACTGGTGGACGAGGATGCAAAGATCGCGCAGGGAGTTGCCAGCCTGCGGGAAGCCGTGCACAAGGTCGAGCCAATTGTTGAGCAGGTGGTGAAGCGGGCCAATGAGCGGATGGATGTGGTTGAGGCCGAGGTCCTCGAAGCCGCGGCAGTGGATAATATCCGGTCCATGTCCATTGCAGGATTCGCCGTCCTGGTCGCCGTCGTGCTGACGGTTGTCATCACCCGCTTGGTTACAGGTCCACTGAATCAGGGTGTCCGTATGGCGTCTGAAGTGGCTGAGGGCGAATTGACCACGAGAATGGAGATGGATCGTTCGGATGAAATCGGCAGGATCATCCAGGCTCTGGCAAGGATGTCGCAGCGATTGCGCGAGGTCATCGGTACTATTCAGGAAGCCACTGCATCGGTCGCTTCGGGCAGTGAGGAGGTCAGCGCCTCCTCGGAGAACCTGTCCCAAAGCGTGTCTGAGCAGGCTGCTGTCGTGGAAGAGGTTTCATCGAGCTTGACCCAGTTTGCCAGCAATATCAAACAGACGAACGAGGCCGCATCCATTACGGAAAAGATTGCAGCCAACAACGCTGCCGATGCGGAAAAGGGTGGAGAAATCATCACCAATGCGGTTGAGGCCATGCATGATATTGCCGAGCGAATCACAGTCATTGAGGAGATCGCCCGCCAGACCAATCTGCTCGCCTTGAACGCGGCCATTGAGGCAGCCCGGGCCGGTGAAGCGGGTAAGGGATTTGCCGTCGTTGCTTCCGAGGTGCGTAAACTCGCTGAACGAAGCGGTGTTGCAGCCGGTGAGATCGGTGGGTTGTCGTCCCGTTGCGTGGAAGTTGCGGAGGAAGCCGGTGAACTCTTCCAGAGGATGATTCCGGAAATTCGAAAGACCGCTGAAATGGTGCAGGAAATCAGTAGCGCCAATGTCGAGCAGAACGGTGGGCTTTCCAATCTGACGGATGCCATGGGGCAGTTGGATCAGTCTGTCCAGTCAAACGCCTCGGCAGTGGAAGAACTGGCGGCCACGGCAGAAAATCTGGCACAGCAGGCTGCATCCGTTCAGGAAGCCATGGGCTTCTTCCGAGTGGATGAGGAGGACTTCAGCGGTTCATCGGATGTGCGGTCAGGTGCCATGCTCCAACTGGAGGCATAGTGCTTTCCCATGAGTGGGGAGGTGGGGCGCCGTATCTTAACTGTTTACTAAGTGGTCAGGTTGTTGAGGATGATGGTTGCTGCACGGTCGGCAGCCCCGGGTTCACCCACTCTGGAGCGGAGATCGGCAAGGTCCTGCCACATCTTGTCGTATGATTTCGGGTCGTCGAGCCACTGCAATGCCTGTTTAGCCAGATTCTCGGCGTTGGCTTCCTGCTGAATGTATTCCGGGTAGACTTCCTTGTTCATGATCAGATTGGGCAGAGATATGAAGTCGACATTAACAAGCAGTTTTCCGATAAGTTCCGATATCTTGGATACCTTGTAGGCCACGGCTGCCGGGGTGCCGATAAGCGCAGTTTCCAGCGTGACGGTGCCGGACGCGGCAAGCATGAACTTGCAGGAGCGGAAGGTGGCGTACCGGTTGTCCGGTTCAACGCATTCCACCGGAATATCTTCCGGCCACAGGTCCATGAGGTGTTCCTTGTTTCGGCCCGGTGCACAGACCATGACGTATCGCAGGTCCGGGTGCTTTTTTGCCAGCAGTCGCGCTGTTTCTCCGAAGACCGGTAGCAGCGAGGAAATCTCCTTGGACCGGCTGCCGGGGAGCAGGCCGATGCGCTTGTCATCCACCGGGATGGAATCCAGCTCATCAAAGGGCAGCACATCCATGAGTGGATGACCCACATAGTCGACGTCCACGCCGAATTTCTCATAGAACGGCTTTTCAAAGGGCAGAATGCAGATGACGCGTCGGACATATTTGCGCAGGAAGTGGACACGGCCGGAGCGCCACGCCCATATTTGCGGAGATATATAGTAATAAACGGGAATGCCGAGCTTGTACGCCATCTTGGCGATACGGAAATTGAATTCCGGGCAGTCCACCAGAATGATGGCCCGTGGACGCACTTCAGTGAGAGTCTGTTTGATTTTTCGCAACAGCAGTATGATCTTGAACAATCCGCCAAGAATTTCCGTGATGCCCACCAGCGAGATGAGGTCCATGTCGTAGCGGATATCCAGCCCCTCGGCTGCCATGGCCGATCCGCCCATGCCGGTGAAGGTGAGGGTCGGGTCTTGGGCCTTGAGCGCTTTCATGAGTTCCGCGCCGTGAAGGTCGCCGGAAGCCTCGCCCACGCTGAACCAGATGGGGCTGTTGGGATTGTCAGTCTGCATAAGAGGTTAGTAACCCATGTCCGTGGGGGGTGCAAGGCGGACACCCCGAAATGACGTGTCGGACTTGCAAACATGGCCTACAGTGCGTAGAAAACGAGCGCACTAGTGCAAACAAACTTAGAACGAGGGATAATATATTATGCTGAAAGTCGGAGTTGTCGGTTTGGGTTGGATGGGCCGTGTTCATCTGCGCAACTACACTGAAATGGCTGACGTTGAGGTGGTTGGTGTCGTGGATGTCGATCCCAAGGCGTGTGCGGAAGTGGCAGAACAGTTTGGCGTAAAGACCTTCACGTCCCTGGACGAGTTGCTGGAAAACGAGCTGGACGCCATGTCCATCTGCGTGCCCACGAGCCTGCACCACGAAACCGGCATAAAGGTCATGGATAAAGGCATCAATGCCATTATCGAGAAACCGCTGGCCGCCACCGCAGAAGAAGGCGAAGATCTGGTGAAGAAGGCCAAGGAAAAGGGCATTGCCCTGATGGTCGGCCATGTCGAGCGCTTCAATCCT from Pseudodesulfovibrio profundus encodes the following:
- a CDS encoding late competence development ComFB family protein yields the protein MAEIEYRINGVDVSKIKNRNEKRLIQTIPEILESEYGDYLFEPLDIEDIYALALNILPARYVQKGTIILSEQLSKDDLKNSIREATDRVLDNPTRAGK
- the lpxB gene encoding lipid-A-disaccharide synthase → MQTDNPNSPIWFSVGEASGDLHGAELMKALKAQDPTLTFTGMGGSAMAAEGLDIRYDMDLISLVGITEILGGLFKIILLLRKIKQTLTEVRPRAIILVDCPEFNFRIAKMAYKLGIPVYYYISPQIWAWRSGRVHFLRKYVRRVICILPFEKPFYEKFGVDVDYVGHPLMDVLPFDELDSIPVDDKRIGLLPGSRSKEISSLLPVFGETARLLAKKHPDLRYVMVCAPGRNKEHLMDLWPEDIPVECVEPDNRYATFRSCKFMLAASGTVTLETALIGTPAAVAYKVSKISELIGKLLVNVDFISLPNLIMNKEVYPEYIQQEANAENLAKQALQWLDDPKSYDKMWQDLADLRSRVGEPGAADRAATIILNNLTT
- the msrB gene encoding peptide-methionine (R)-S-oxide reductase MsrB is translated as MSLKRLIVPAIGLMTLLMGLVFLGHATDKESVMIDTNNLEIATIAGGCFWCVESDMEKLPGVVKAVSGYAGGDESDPSYEQVSSGSTGHREAVQVFFDPAVITYREVLDHYWKHFDPTDEGGSFGDRGFQYTSAIFYHSDEQRLIAEESKKDLEASGRLDGPVVTPIIEFTTFYDAEQYHQDYYQKSPARYKTYRYFSGRDRYVKETWGEDANFKAAPETGKSGLTGFVKPDDATLRETLTPMQYEVTQEDGTEPPFRNEYWDNKQDGIYVDIVSGEPLFASVHKYESGTGWPSFDRPLVNENIVEHQDRKLFMVRTEVRSKQADSHLGHVFSDGPETTGLRYCINSAALRFVPKEDLEAEGYGEFLSLFD
- a CDS encoding methyl-accepting chemotaxis protein, translated to MLRKLYENLPMSAKLGLGFGFVVVVFVIALGSYAVTLSSTQNAYGRLVNNTAAIRATAKNIDIHMLESRRSEKDFILRGDMKYPERVDKLVESIREESQQLAALEKMAGNEEGVKNAGEIAQYIGQYHTAFGNVVAMWQRRGLTHEEGLQGSFRESVGDLEVMLEDIDKAVQNDTSSTAIAEMLMLRRHEKDYLLRQDQKYIQRVDDQIEVLLAAMERLPISTGELDQLRQYVDRYKKAFHALVDEDAKIAQGVASLREAVHKVEPIVEQVVKRANERMDVVEAEVLEAAAVDNIRSMSIAGFAVLVAVVLTVVITRLVTGPLNQGVRMASEVAEGELTTRMEMDRSDEIGRIIQALARMSQRLREVIGTIQEATASVASGSEEVSASSENLSQSVSEQAAVVEEVSSSLTQFASNIKQTNEAASITEKIAANNAADAEKGGEIITNAVEAMHDIAERITVIEEIARQTNLLALNAAIEAARAGEAGKGFAVVASEVRKLAERSGVAAGEIGGLSSRCVEVAEEAGELFQRMIPEIRKTAEMVQEISSANVEQNGGLSNLTDAMGQLDQSVQSNASAVEELAATAENLAQQAASVQEAMGFFRVDEEDFSGSSDVRSGAMLQLEA